The genomic region CGATTTTGACTGGACGCAGAAGCCTGCATCGCTGTCAAGATTTGACGAGATGGAAGCCTGTCAGGCGTTCACCAATCTCATCTATATCGAACGGATCGCAGCTGCAGCGTTCCTTGAGTTCGCCAAGCAGGCAGCCGACCCCACGGAGAAGGCGATCTTCGGGACGTTTTATGACGATGAAATCCGCCATGCCGAAGCCATGTGGCATCTCGCCAAGTATTTCGACGTTCACCAGTACCGCATCTACACGCCTGACCCGAACCTCGTGAAGTTTGTCCGCGCCATGAGCGAAATGATCAATGGCATCTCGCCAGAATTCGCCTCGGCAATGGTCACGGCCGGCGAACTGGTGCTGGACGTGGCCCTGCTCCGCTCGGTGAATGACTATATCGAAGATCCGCTTTCCCGTGCTGTCATCGAAAAGGTGAACCAGGACGAATCCCGCCACATCGCGATGGACTTCTACCTGTGCGAGAAATACGGCCAAGAGGCGGGCGAGCCGCCGTCCCTGAAGGATTTTTTCGATACGATGAGCAACCCGACCCTCGTTTCCGGCATGTACTGGGCCACCGTGGCGCTTTCGGAAATGTTCGGCCGGATTCAGGCAATCATGGACCCGGCAGGGACGCGCTTTATCGAAGCTCAGCGGCGGTTCGCCATGCTGGGCGAGAAGAATCCCAAGATCGCCGCCAACCGGAACTATGCGGCGGTCCTCAGGATCAACACCGTTTCACAGGATTTCTTCGGAGGCCTCCGGCGGATCATGCAGCTGCTACGCGTCGGCCTGTTCCGCGAGATGAAGGAAGCCGAAAAACGTGGAGAAAAGCGCAAGGCTCCCAGGCAATCCGCAGGACATGATCCGGTGAAAACCGCCGTCGATCTCCTGGAAGAGATGAACTGATGTCTCCCTGGCCCCGGTAGCCCCAGCCGGGGGTTTCAGCTAGAAGCCACACATGATTAACCGAGATCCGATCAAACTTTCTGCCGAAGGCCCTGCCAGTGCCACCCGGCTGCATGAAATACTGAATGACCCCGGCCGTCTGCCGGAGTGGTCTTCGCTGGCGGCAAAGGTGAACTCCGTCACCGGCGACACGGTGGAGGCCGAAGCTCCCGGCGGCTCACGGACGATCTCATATGAATACGAGCCGGCCCGCAGCCATCTCGTCATTCGGACCAAGCGGGATACCTTTCCCCAGCAGTTCAGCTTCGAGTTCCGTGACCAGAGCGGCAAGGTACGAATCGATGCCGAAATCTTCCCCGGCGGCGAAATCACCGACGATGCCCGCGCTGAACTCCGTAAATCAGTCGAGGCCGACCTCGCCCGCCTGATCCAGAAAGCCAGGGGCTGACACCCCTCGTTCCATGAACGGATGGCCCCGGTCCCGGCGTTTCGCCGTGGTTATGGCTGCCGCCGCCGTGGGCGCGTCCGGACTGTATTCATTCGTCATCACACCGGCCATGTTCGCCAGGGTCCCGAACCCCGCCAGAGGGGAGATGCTGGCGGCGGTGTTTCCGTACTATTTCCTCGTGATGGCCATGCTGTCACTAGCCGTCATGATGTCCGTCGCTATCTGGCAGAAGGCCGGAACCGCCATCCGGATCTGCGCCGGCATTGCGTCAGTCCTGGCTCTTTTCAACTGGCTTTATGCCGGGCCGGTACTCCGGGCACTTGGCGAGGAAATCCGTTCAGGGAATCTCACCGACCCGGGCCACCCTGTCCGCCAGGCATTTGGCCGCTGGCATGGAATCTCCCAATCCGGAAACCTGACGATGATTCTCTGCTTTATCATCGTGTCGATACTGGCGTTCAGGGAGCGGCCCCCGGCCCCTGTTCAGGCCGAAGACCAGTAGCTTCTGCCGCTTTCTCAGGAAGCGACTCCAGATAGTGAACGCCCTTCCGGATGCGCTCCAGCGTGGCTTCAGCGCCAGCTATCTCGCTGCCCGTCCGGTTCCCCGTGCGACGGGCTTCGGCGAGTGCATCTTCAGTCTCTTGGGCCATTTCCCGGTACCGGTGCAGAAGGCGCCGCCGCTCCTGTTCGTACCGTTCCTTCATCCCCGGAACGGTGGATGACTGCACTTCCCTCATGGCCATAGCCACTTGATCCGGTCCGACCTCGCCGCCACCCCAAGCCGACCAGATCAGCCGGGTCTCGGGGTGCTTCCAGGGCGCATAATCCTCGACCACCTGACGGCTCCACTCGGGCCGGGCATCGCCCATCCACCAGTAAAACCCGAAAGCCGCGCCTAGAATAAACAGGCAGACAATCGTGATCCAGAACCGGATCCGGAAGAACCAGTCCTTCAGGGCCGTCCAGAACGGACGTTTTTTCCGCAAGCTGCCAGCCATGACGAAGAAGCGTAACAGGCAAGGGCGCTATGGTGGCAAGCCCTGCCAGACGATCAGGCAGCGGCCCTAGAGACTGGCTTTACCGGCACGAGTCCGTTCTCCCAGAAACCCGGTACAGGCTCACGGCATCCCGGGCATTCGCCTCCCCTGCCAAGACGGTTTTCCAGAACCCGAAACCCGGTCCGCCGGATGACTGTTTCGCCACACCGGTGACAACGGGTGTCTTCCCAGTTGCCGACCTGCCCGGGCAGATTGCCGGGATAGATGAACCTGAGGCCCGCCTTGACCGCAATCTCCGCCGCCCGGACAAGGTGCCGGGGACCGGTGCGGACGTGGTCCTGCATGTGGTAGTCCGGGTGATAGGCCGTCACATGCCAGGGAATCAGCGGTGAAACCGACGCGATGAACTCCGTCAGACCGGTGAGTTCCTCGTCGGAATCGTTCCAGCCGGGGACGAGTAGCGTGACGATTTCGACCCAGAACCCCCGGTCAACCAGACTGGAAATCGTCTCCAGCACATGGTCCAGCCGGCCGCCCAGTTCACGGTAGTTCTTCTGCGAAAAGGCCTTGAGGTCTACCTTGTAGATATCGCAGTGGGGCTTCAGGAAATCGAGGACTTCCGGCGTCGCATTCCCGTTGGAAACGAACCCCGTGGCGAGCCCACGCGCACGGGCCGCCTTGAATACATCAACCGCCCACTCGGCAGTGATCAGCGGTTCGTTGTAGGTGGAAACCACGACGCGGGAACCGGCCCTGATGGCGATATCGGCAATTTCATCCGGCGTTACCTCCTCGGGTTCCACTCCTGCCACCGGATCGCGAAGCGCCTGCGAAGTCACCCAGTTCTGGCAGTAAGCGCACTTGAAGTCGCACCCGAGCATTCCGAAGGAGAGTGCTTTAACGCCCGGAAACGCGTGAAAATACGGCTTCTTCTCTATAGGGTCATTCTGGATGCCTGCCGCATAACCCCACGGAACATGGAGCTTTCCGCCCTCCATCCAACGGACCTTGCAGACGCCGCGCATGCCGTCCTTCAGGATGCACCGGTGCCCGCAGGCAACGCACCGGAGGCGCCCGTTCGATTCCGGCAGCGCCAGCGGGGTTTCCGTAGTGGACAACCGGTGTAGGTGTTGCTCCAGCGATTCACTCATAGCCGGTGATTAGAGTAGCCACGAATGGCTGGGGGGAAAGAGAAAAGAAAACCATGGGGTGGCCCCGAGGGGTTTGCGAACCGTCTTTCCCCTTGTCCCTGCTTCGGGAGAAAGCCCTGAAACTATTGGCTTTTCAGCCGGATGGAGAAAAAAACGGGCGGCCAGCAGGCCGCCCGTCTCATTATCAGGCTGGACGAGGATCAATCGTCTTCGCCATCGTCGTGGTCATCACCGAATTCGCCGGAGGCCTCAACCGCATCCTTGATCGAGTCAAGGATATCGCACTCATCCGTCGAATCGTTGATCGTGACATGGCCGGTTTCGTCAGCCACCAGATCACCATCAATGATGCATTCACCAACGCCAACGCTGGCGAACCAGGCGTTCACGTCGAGTTCCACGATCAGGTTGTTCAGTGTCGCGGCATCAATGGCTGCTCCATCCACGTTCTCAAACTCGACCTCCTCGTCGAAGTCCAGGGCGAGATCGAACGTGTAGTCGGTGGAGTCATAGTTGAACGATCCGGCCGCCACCAGCGTGTTGCCGAGAATCGGGTCTTCCGTATCTACGAGTTCCTCCTCGTCGTCCTCGTCCACCGAGTCGAACTTGATCTTGATCTTGTTATAGACGAGCGGCGGGAGCAGCAGATCAGCCAGAGACGGTGTCGAGGTTCCGGTCATGAGATCAACGACGTAGGGGCCGGTCACGCGGACCCGTGGGCCATCATCGTCATCCTCTTCCGATTCCTTGCATGTGACGTTTTCCGGCAGGGTAACAGCCCCAAGGTCGGCACAGGTAGTGCCCTCCGGGAGCTCGATATCAATGGTACGGATCGAGACAGAAGCGGAGTTCACATAGAACACGGTTCCGTCACTGCCATGACCTTCGTAATCGACCTCGCCGTCGCCGTCATCGTCGTCTGCCTCGTCACCGTCGCTCTGGACGGTAATGGCATTGGTCGTGGCGGCCGCCGGTGCCGATGCGGACGAGGTCGCACGGATGATGATTCCGCCGCCGATCCCGCTGGCATCGGCTCCGCCGCCGGTGCTTCCACAGGCAGCGAGTGAGAGTGCGGCCAGAAGGGCCAGTGATGTCTGTATCGTGGTTTTCATGAATATCTCCTTCAAAAGATGTCTTTTGAATGTGTCTAGGGGTTGTGGTTTCGGGTTTATTGCGCGCGTTCCGGAACAGGGACAGGGACTATCAGCTCAGTCATCGTCATCCTCGATCTCTTCGTGATCGAGGTCGCCGGACTGTTCGATATTGTCTTTAAGGGCTTCTTCCACGTCCTCGCAGTCGCCTTCCAGGTCGGCCGCGAAGTTGATTGGCTCTACAACTGGATCCAGTTCCTCAATGCAGTCACCGATCGGCAGGTCTGTGAACCACCTGTTCACATCCAGGTTAAGGATGATCCGGTCCAGGGCACCGTCAGTAATACTGATGCCCGCCGGGTTCTCGAACTCCGGTTCGACGTCGAAGTCGAAAGGCATGAGGTAGGAATAGACCGGGTCGTCAGTGGTTTCGGGAGTTTCGTTTGGAATCCGGATCGTACCGGCCGCATAAAGGGTGTGTCCTACAAGAGGGTGATCCGGCGGCAGATTGAGTCCGGAGGACTCCCCGAACCGGATCTTCACCTTCTTGTAGGTACCGGGCGGGACGGTAAGCTCGCCGCTCTCGGGAATCGAGGCGCCAAGGATCAGATCCACCATGAACGGTCCTTCGATGAGTATCCGGTCGTCTTCACAGGATACCGGGGACAGGAATTCGTAGTTTCCGAACATCTCGCAACCGGTGCCATCAGGAAGCTCGATCTCGATGAACTCCACATTTGCATAGCCCTCATTGACCGTGAGGATCGCACCACTGCCGTCTTCCCCCTCGGGGCCGTCGTCATCATCGTCACTGCTGTAGATATCGGCTGAGGCGGCGCTGGCCGCCACAATCGGCGTACCGGCCGGACCTGAAGAAACGGCCTGGACGGTGATCGTGGCGCCATTGCCGGTCTTCACGCCACCGGTCTCTCCGGCGCATCCGGTATCGCCGGAAGCAACGGCAAGGACTGCGGCCATCGTGATGAACAGTCGGAAGGATCTCATTTCTTGCTCCTCTGCTGGCGGGTCACAGGCACTGCCTGAAACCCGATGAAATAAACGTCCCGCGGTTCGCTGGAATCAGCGGGAGGCACGAGCTGGCTGAGGATTTCGTCCTGGAAAGCCGAAATCCGCCGACCGAGTTCTTCGTACTGGCTGCGCGTCAGGTTCACGGTCACCGACGTCACATACCGCTCCTCCTGTGGAAGCCCGTCCAGGCTGGCCAGAGCGTTTTCCAGCATCCGCCGGTGGTAGTTGCGGACCGCGAGGGATGACACCGAGGACGGAGTCTCAAGCGTGTTGTGGGCAGCTTTCAGGACACCGTTTCCCTCCCGGACGAGCAAGCCGGTATCGAGGAGAATGCGAAGGGCCCGCTCGATGTCGTACGGTTTCACCGGCGGGTGCAGCCGCCGGGCGATCCACGCCGGGTCTTCCTGGAAATCCGGATGGCGGACCATCTCCCGGACCGGGAGTGCCCACCAGAGCGAGTAGGCCTCGTAGTGGGCCTTCTCCATTTGCTTGCGCCCGTCGGTGTGCTTCCGGTACCGGCGCAGGCGCCCGTAGTAGTAGTTGCGTTCCTCATCTGTCTTCGCCTGGGAGAGCATCACGAGGGCCCCGAAATCCGCCTTTTCCTTTGCGTCGAGTCCCAGGCCCTTTGCGAACTTCTCGATGGAATCGGTAGCGAGATTGCGGTCGCCGTCCAGAACATGCTTGAGCAGACTCGGCGTATTGAACCCGGCCCGCCGGGCAAACCAGCGGTAGGAAAAGCCGCGCTGATTGGCCTTGAGATAGCTGACCATGGCCTTCAGGAATTCGCGGTAGTTCTCGAAATCCGCCGGCTGGGGTCGCTCTTGTGTTGTTCTCGCTTCCACGAAAGCATGATGACCACTTATTTTTAAAAATAAAGTGATTTTGATAAGTTATATCTAGTAATCGTTCTCAAATACGAGAACACATGATGTGAAATGGTACACGGAATCAGCTGGGCTCGACACTGTAGGCAATGTGGATAGAAATGGATTCCCCAGTCACCAGAGGGAGTTAGCCACAAGTGGTAACGATAGCGGAGCTGGTGAGGTTTGGATTGGAACGGATCAGGGCGGCCAGCAGGCCGCCCATCCCGTTATCAGGCCGGTGAACTGGCTATTTCTTCTTCGGCGGCCGCTTTTCCTCGACAGCAGCCTGTGCGGCGGCCAGCCGGGCGATCGGCACCCGGTAAGGGGAGCAGGAGACGTAGTCTAGACCGAGCTTGTGGCAGAACTTCACCGAATCGGGATCGCCGCCATGCTCGCCGCAGATGCCGAGCTTGATCCCCGGCCGCACCTTGCGGCCCAGATTGCCGGCGATTTCCATCAGCTTGCCCACGCCCGCACGGTCGATCGTGACGAAGGGATCGGACTTGTAGAGGTTCGCCTCGATATAGGCCGGAAGGAACCTGCCGGCGTCGTCGCGTGACAGGCCCATCGTCGTCTGGGTGAGGTCGTTCGTCCCGAAGGAGAAGAACTCCGCCTCGGCGGCGATCTCGTCGGCCAGGATCGCCGCCCGCGGCAGCTCGATCATTGTGCCGACAAGAAACGGCACCTTGGTCCCCTTCTCGCGGTTCACCTCGTGTGCCGTGTCGATCACGTTCTTTTTCAGCTGCGCGAACTCGGCCGCATCGGAAATGATCGGGAGCATGATCTCCGGCGTCACCTTGAGTCCCTCGTCGAGCAGAAGGTCGCTGGCCGCCTCGATCACGGCGCGGGCCTGCATGTTGAATATCTCCGGGTACACCACGGCAAGCCGCGAGCCCCGGAAGCCCAGCATCGGATTGAACTCGTGCAGGCTTTCCACCTTGGCACGGACGGCGGCGGGCGGCTGTCCCAGTTCACGGGCCAGATCCTGTATTTCCTCCTCCTTGGCCGGGAGGAACTCGTGGAGTGGCGGGTCCAGGAACCGGATCGTCACGGGATGGGGCGCCATCGCCCGGAAGATTCCCTTGAAGTCGCTCCGCTGCATGGGAAGGAGTTTTGCCAGCGCATTCTCGCGGGCCTGCCGGTCGCCGGCGAGGATCATTTCCCGCACGGCGAGAATGCGGTCCGGCTGGAAGAACATGTGCTCGGTGCGGCAGAGGCCGATACCCTCGGCCCCGAACCGCCGGGCCAGCTCCGAATCGGCCGGCGTGTCGGCATTGGTGCGCACCTTGAGCCGCCGCTCCCGGTCCACGAACTTCATGAAGGCATGGAACTCGCCCGACAGCTCCGGCTCGAAGGTTTCCAGCCTGCCCAGCATCACCTCGCCCGTGGATCCGTCCAGCGAAATCCAGTCGGCTTCCTTCACGACGGCTGTCTGGCCGCCGCGCCGGGTGGTGAACTGGGCCTTGTCGTAGTCGATGGCGATCTCGCCGCAGCCGGCGACGCAGCACTTGCCCATGCCGCGGGCCACCACGGCGGCATGCGAGGTGCGGCCGCCGCGCTGGGTGAGGATGCCCTCGGAGGCGGTCATGCCGCCGATATCCTCCGGCGAGGTTTCCACGCGCACGAGTATCACCGGCTCGCCGAGATCCTTCAGCTTCTGGGCGTCGGCGGCCGAAAAGACCACCTTGCCCACCGCGGCCCCCGGCGAGGCGTTGAGGCCCTTTGCGACCACCTTCTTGGGCGCGTTGGGGTCGAACCGGCGGTGCAGGAGCTGGTCGAGCTGCTCGGGTTTCACGCGCAGGATCGCCTCCTGCGGTGTGATGAGCTTTTCCTTCACCATGTCCACGGCCATGCGGATCGCCGCCTGCGCGGTACGCTTGCCGTTGCGGGTCTGGAGCATGAACAGCCGTCCATGCTCGATGGTGAACTCGATGTCCTGCATGTCGCGGTAGTGCTTTTCGAGCTTCTCGTATATCCGGACCAGCTCGCGGTAGGCGGACGGCATCACCTCCTCAAGGGAGCGCTGCGTGTCGTTTTCCTTGCCCGCGATGTTGATCGGCTCCGGGGTCCGGATCCCGGCCACCACATCCTCGCCCTGCGCGTTGACGAGGTATTCGCCGAAAAAGCGCCGCTCTCCGGTGGAGGGATCCCTCGTGAAGGCGACGCCCGTGGCGCAGTCGTCGCCCAGGTTCCCGAACACCATCGCCTGCACGTTGACGGCCGTGCCGCCGGCCGAGGAGATGTTGTTCAGCTTGC from Deltaproteobacteria bacterium harbors:
- a CDS encoding ferritin-like domain-containing protein codes for the protein MNLDRMLDKCQKGQWNVNDFDWTQKPASLSRFDEMEACQAFTNLIYIERIAAAAFLEFAKQAADPTEKAIFGTFYDDEIRHAEAMWHLAKYFDVHQYRIYTPDPNLVKFVRAMSEMINGISPEFASAMVTAGELVLDVALLRSVNDYIEDPLSRAVIEKVNQDESRHIAMDFYLCEKYGQEAGEPPSLKDFFDTMSNPTLVSGMYWATVALSEMFGRIQAIMDPAGTRFIEAQRRFAMLGEKNPKIAANRNYAAVLRINTVSQDFFGGLRRIMQLLRVGLFREMKEAEKRGEKRKAPRQSAGHDPVKTAVDLLEEMN
- a CDS encoding DUF4149 domain-containing protein, whose translation is MNGWPRSRRFAVVMAAAAVGASGLYSFVITPAMFARVPNPARGEMLAAVFPYYFLVMAMLSLAVMMSVAIWQKAGTAIRICAGIASVLALFNWLYAGPVLRALGEEIRSGNLTDPGHPVRQAFGRWHGISQSGNLTMILCFIIVSILAFRERPPAPVQAEDQ
- the amrS gene encoding AmmeMemoRadiSam system radical SAM enzyme — protein: MSESLEQHLHRLSTTETPLALPESNGRLRCVACGHRCILKDGMRGVCKVRWMEGGKLHVPWGYAAGIQNDPIEKKPYFHAFPGVKALSFGMLGCDFKCAYCQNWVTSQALRDPVAGVEPEEVTPDEIADIAIRAGSRVVVSTYNEPLITAEWAVDVFKAARARGLATGFVSNGNATPEVLDFLKPHCDIYKVDLKAFSQKNYRELGGRLDHVLETISSLVDRGFWVEIVTLLVPGWNDSDEELTGLTEFIASVSPLIPWHVTAYHPDYHMQDHVRTGPRHLVRAAEIAVKAGLRFIYPGNLPGQVGNWEDTRCHRCGETVIRRTGFRVLENRLGRGGECPGCREPVPGFWENGLVPVKPVSRAAA
- a CDS encoding TIGR02147 family protein, encoding MEARTTQERPQPADFENYREFLKAMVSYLKANQRGFSYRWFARRAGFNTPSLLKHVLDGDRNLATDSIEKFAKGLGLDAKEKADFGALVMLSQAKTDEERNYYYGRLRRYRKHTDGRKQMEKAHYEAYSLWWALPVREMVRHPDFQEDPAWIARRLHPPVKPYDIERALRILLDTGLLVREGNGVLKAAHNTLETPSSVSSLAVRNYHRRMLENALASLDGLPQEERYVTSVTVNLTRSQYEELGRRISAFQDEILSQLVPPADSSEPRDVYFIGFQAVPVTRQQRSKK
- the ppdK gene encoding pyruvate, phosphate dikinase; this encodes MRKAKAARARKAVKASSAAAPGKGKLVYFFGDGKADGRGNMKDLLGGKGAGLAEMTSMGLPVPPGFTITTAVCSSYYANGRRYPKELKKQVDGALRRVETLMDRGFGSVEKPLLFSVRSGARDSMPGMMDTVLNLGLTDRTVEGLAAYTGSPRFAWDSYRRFVQMYGDVVMGMKPQSDKEVDPFEAIIDDLKHKRGVELDVQLTVGDLQELVERFKRLVVDRTGNHFPTDPEEQLWGAISAVFNSWENERAKIYRKLNNISSAGGTAVNVQAMVFGNLGDDCATGVAFTRDPSTGERRFFGEYLVNAQGEDVVAGIRTPEPINIAGKENDTQRSLEEVMPSAYRELVRIYEKLEKHYRDMQDIEFTIEHGRLFMLQTRNGKRTAQAAIRMAVDMVKEKLITPQEAILRVKPEQLDQLLHRRFDPNAPKKVVAKGLNASPGAAVGKVVFSAADAQKLKDLGEPVILVRVETSPEDIGGMTASEGILTQRGGRTSHAAVVARGMGKCCVAGCGEIAIDYDKAQFTTRRGGQTAVVKEADWISLDGSTGEVMLGRLETFEPELSGEFHAFMKFVDRERRLKVRTNADTPADSELARRFGAEGIGLCRTEHMFFQPDRILAVREMILAGDRQARENALAKLLPMQRSDFKGIFRAMAPHPVTIRFLDPPLHEFLPAKEEEIQDLARELGQPPAAVRAKVESLHEFNPMLGFRGSRLAVVYPEIFNMQARAVIEAASDLLLDEGLKVTPEIMLPIISDAAEFAQLKKNVIDTAHEVNREKGTKVPFLVGTMIELPRAAILADEIAAEAEFFSFGTNDLTQTTMGLSRDDAGRFLPAYIEANLYKSDPFVTIDRAGVGKLMEIAGNLGRKVRPGIKLGICGEHGGDPDSVKFCHKLGLDYVSCSPYRVPIARLAAAQAAVEEKRPPKKK